CGCAAGAGCGCCCCCTGCTCGACGCAGAAAGTCCGCTCTGCTTATGCCTTTCTCCATAACACTCTCCTTCTGTACAGGTTATCTCGCAGCCCGGCATTCGTGCCGGTGAAGCGGGTGCCGTTTCAAAGACCGTCTTTTTATTTCTGTAACTGGATCGCTATCACCCGGGCAACAGCAGGCTCCGGCTTCAAACCGTGTATCACTTCGGAAGATCAGGGCTGGTAAGCGCCTTCATAAATTCGATCAGGTCGGATTTCTCCTGCGGCGTCAGCCCGAGAGGCCTTATACCGCTTGCAAGAAAGGGGTTAGCCTCTCCGCCGCGATCATAGAGATCGATCACCTGCTGCAGCGTCGTCAGGCTGCCGCCATGCATATAAGGGGCCGTTAAGGCGATATTGCGCAGCGTCGGCGTTTTGAAGGCTCCGAGGTCTTCTTGCAGGCCTGTAATCGCAAAGCGGCCGAGTTCCGACGTTTCTCTATCGGTAAGGATCTTCTCGTCAGATGCCTCTGCCTGGCCCTTTGCTCGTGCCTCCAGGATCTGCTGCAGCTTCGGCTGCACCAGGGCGAATCCTACGCCGAGGTTATGGAATTTGTCGTCGGTGAACGTGGCGCTCGTCTCACCGATCATGTGGCATTCCTGACAGCGTCCTTTGCCCGTATAGACGGCAAATCCACGGATGGCGGCGGGCGACATCGCCTTTTCGTCTTTGCCAAAGAGGTAACGGTCAAACGGCGAATCGCCCGAAATGATGGTGCGCTCGAATGCTGCAATGGCCTTCACCACGTGATCGATGGTGATCTGCTCGGCCTTTACCTGAAAAACGGTCTCGAATTGAGAGGTGTATTTTTGATCTGCTCTAACGATCTTCAGCAGCTGTTCGTGATCTGATAGGCCGTGCTCCACCGGATTGAGAAGCGGGTCCTTTGCCTGCGACTCGAGGTCCGGACGCCGACCATCCCAGAACTGCGTTTTCAAAAAGGCGGAGTTCAGCACCGTCGGGGCGTTGCGCGTGCCCGTCAGGCCTTTCACGCCCTTTGATACGCGCAGGCGGTCGACAAAGGCCGTAGCGGGATTATGGCACGTCGCACAGGAGACGGTACCATCCGAACTGAAACGAGCGTCGGAATAAAGCTCTCTGCCGAGAGCGATCTTCTCGGGCGTTTGCGGA
This region of Leptonema illini DSM 21528 genomic DNA includes:
- a CDS encoding cytochrome-c peroxidase, whose product is MQVQRKRVLLFMLVAVLLSGGCRPSGEAEKTPESTAFTYVKTGMLGLPDLPVPGDNPQTPEKIALGRELYSDARFSSDGTVSCATCHNPATAFVDRLRVSKGVKGLTGTRNAPTVLNSAFLKTQFWDGRRPDLESQAKDPLLNPVEHGLSDHEQLLKIVRADQKYTSQFETVFQVKAEQITIDHVVKAIAAFERTIISGDSPFDRYLFGKDEKAMSPAAIRGFAVYTGKGRCQECHMIGETSATFTDDKFHNLGVGFALVQPKLQQILEARAKGQAEASDEKILTDRETSELGRFAITGLQEDLGAFKTPTLRNIALTAPYMHGGSLTTLQQVIDLYDRGGEANPFLASGIRPLGLTPQEKSDLIEFMKALTSPDLPK